Below is a window of Cryobacterium sp. PAMC25264 DNA.
CGCGTCGGCGGCCGGCGCCACCCTCCTGGCCACCATGGCGGGGTACTCGTTCGCGAAATACGACTTCCCGGGCAAGAAGGTGCTCTTCAGCGCCACCCTGGGCGCGGTAATGATTCCGTTGACGGCGCTGGCCCTGCCCACCTACCTCCTGTTCTCCCAGGCCGGGCTCACGGACACCCCGTGGGCGGTCATCATTCCGTCGTTGGTGAGCCCGTTCGGGGTCTACCTCATGCGGGTCTACGCCGCCGACGCGATCCCCGACGGGCTGATCGAGGCTGCACGGGTGGACGGCGCGGGCGAGTTCCGGATCTTCTGGCAGGTGGGCCTGCGCCTGCTGGGCCCCGGCCTCGTGACGGTGTTCCTGTTCTCCCTCGTGGCGACCTGGAACAACTACTTCCTGCCGCTGATCATGCTGAACAGTTCCAGCCTGTACCCCATCACCGTGGGGCTGGCCCAGTTGCAGTCCGCGGCCTCGGCCGGCGGCGGGTCCCAGGCGTTGTTCTCCACCGTGATCACCGGGTCGTTCGTCTCGATCCTCCCGCTGGTCATCGCGTTCCTGTTCCTCCAGCGGTACTGGCAATCCGGACTCGCCAGCGGCGGGGTGAAAGGCTGATCATGACAATTTGGTATGGCGGGGACTACAACCCCGAGCAGTGGCCGACGGACATCTGGGACGAAGACGTGCGGCTGATGAACCGGGCGGGTGTCTCCCTCGCGACGGTGGGAGTGTTCTCCTGGGCCCGCCTCGAGCCCCGTCAGGGAGAGTACGACTTCGCCTGGCTTGACGGGGTGCTGGACCTCCTGCACGCCCACGGCGTGCGGGTCGACCTGGCCACCGCGACGGCCTCGCCGCCGCCCTGGCTTGCCCTGCGGCATCCGGAGACCCTGCCGGTGACCGAGGAGGGCGTGCGGATGTCGGTGGGCAGCCGGCAGCAGTACTGCCCGAGCTCGCCGGTGTATCGGGAGCGAGCCCGAGAACTCGTGCGGCGCCTGGTCGAGCGGTACGCCGACCACCCCGCCTTGGAGTTGTGGCACGTCAACAATGAGTACGGCTGCCACATCAGCCACTGCTACTGCGACGTGTCCGCTGCGGCGTTCCGTGACTGGCTGCGCGCGAAGTACGTCCGGATCGAGGAGCTGAACCGGGTCTGGGGAACGGCGTTCTGGTCGCAACGGTACGACTCGTTCGACGAGGTCTCTCCGCCGCGCGCGGCGCCAACTTTCCGCAATCCCACGCAACTGCTCGACTTCGACAGGTTCTCCAACGACGAGCTCCTCGCCTGCTACCGATCGGAGGTGGCGATCATCCGGGCCGGCTCGACGGTGCCCCTCACCACGAACTTCATGGGGTTCTTCAAGGCCGTGGACTACTGGGCCTGGGCGCGCGAGGTGGACATCGTCAGCGACGACACCTACCCCGACCCCGCCGACCCCGATTCGCCGGCCTACGCCGCCATGGTCCGCGACCTCATGCGCTCCCTCGGCGACGGGGCGCCGTGGCTGCTGATGGAGCAGGCGCCGAGCGCCGTCAACTGGCGGCGTCGGAATGCCGCCAAGTCCCCCGGGCAGATGCGGGCCTGGTCGTACCAGTGCGTGGCCAGGGGCGCCGACGGCATCCTCTTCTTCCAGTGGCGGCAGTCAGCGGTGGGCTCCGAGAAATTCCATTCCGGCCTCGTGCCGCACGGCGGAACCGACACCCGCGTGTGGCGGGAGGTCGAACAGCTGGGCCAGGAACTGGCGGCGTTGTCCGGTCGTACGGGAGACGCGGCCATCGCCGGGACCCGGGTGCCGTCCAGCGTGGCCATCGCCCTGGACTGGGACAGCTGGTGGGCCATCGAACAACCGGCCTCCCCCACCGAGGTGTCCTATGTCCGGACCCTGTTCGCCTGGCACAGCGCCCTGACCTCGGTGGGGCTGACGGTGGACTTCGTCAGGGCGGATGCCGACCTGTCCGGTTACCGCCTGGTCGTCGTTCCGGCTCACTTCACCGCCACCGACAGTCAGGTGCGGAACCTGGCTGCTGTCGCCGAAACGGGTGCCCTGGTCGTGGGGTTCGGCACCGCGATCACGGACGAGAACCTGCACGTACGACTGGGCGGCTACCTGGGCGAACCGCTTCGGCGGACACTGGGCGTGTGGATCGAGGAGTTCGCCCCGCCGGCCGCCCCTGATCTGAGCAATCTGGGCGCCGGTGCGCCTCCCGAGCTCGTCCTCGACGGTGAGGTCTTCGGCGGCCCGGCGGCCGGCGGGGTATGGGCCGAGTACGTACGGGTCGAGGATGCCGAAACCATAGCGACCTTCGCCGAGGGGGCGTTGAGCGGCTGGCCGGCCGTGACCCGGCGGGGAACGGGCTCCGGAGCCGCCTGGTATGTCGCCACCCTCCCCGACCCCGGGGCCCTGCGCCGCCTGGCCGA
It encodes the following:
- a CDS encoding beta-galactosidase, which gives rise to MTIWYGGDYNPEQWPTDIWDEDVRLMNRAGVSLATVGVFSWARLEPRQGEYDFAWLDGVLDLLHAHGVRVDLATATASPPPWLALRHPETLPVTEEGVRMSVGSRQQYCPSSPVYRERARELVRRLVERYADHPALELWHVNNEYGCHISHCYCDVSAAAFRDWLRAKYVRIEELNRVWGTAFWSQRYDSFDEVSPPRAAPTFRNPTQLLDFDRFSNDELLACYRSEVAIIRAGSTVPLTTNFMGFFKAVDYWAWAREVDIVSDDTYPDPADPDSPAYAAMVRDLMRSLGDGAPWLLMEQAPSAVNWRRRNAAKSPGQMRAWSYQCVARGADGILFFQWRQSAVGSEKFHSGLVPHGGTDTRVWREVEQLGQELAALSGRTGDAAIAGTRVPSSVAIALDWDSWWAIEQPASPTEVSYVRTLFAWHSALTSVGLTVDFVRADADLSGYRLVVVPAHFTATDSQVRNLAAVAETGALVVGFGTAITDENLHVRLGGYLGEPLRRTLGVWIEEFAPPAAPDLSNLGAGAPPELVLDGEVFGGPAAGGVWAEYVRVEDAETIATFAEGALSGWPAVTRRGTGSGAAWYVATLPDPGALRRLAERIVRDAGLDLPAPVARGNGVETVRRGGYVFVINHGAHEAEVLVDGTDALTGAPALGLKLAPQGVAVIGVE
- a CDS encoding carbohydrate ABC transporter permease yields the protein MTSRVGPALVTPGDGDEAVAPGRSRPRYAPGKRRSILLTVLLWLCVLYFVLPLWWLFVSSTKNNSALFSTFGMWFGGDFSLWDNLQTLFTVRDGIFLRWMLNTFVYAFASAAGATLLATMAGYSFAKYDFPGKKVLFSATLGAVMIPLTALALPTYLLFSQAGLTDTPWAVIIPSLVSPFGVYLMRVYAADAIPDGLIEAARVDGAGEFRIFWQVGLRLLGPGLVTVFLFSLVATWNNYFLPLIMLNSSSLYPITVGLAQLQSAASAGGGSQALFSTVITGSFVSILPLVIAFLFLQRYWQSGLASGGVKG